The following are from one region of the Microtus ochrogaster isolate Prairie Vole_2 chromosome 17, MicOch1.0, whole genome shotgun sequence genome:
- the Gnpnat1 gene encoding glucosamine 6-phosphate N-acetyltransferase, with protein sequence MKPDETPMFDPSLLEEVDWSQNTATFSPAISPKNSGEGLVLRPLCTADLNKGFFKVLGQLTETGVVSPEQFMKSFEHMKKSGDYYVTVVEDVTLGQIVAPATLIIEHKFIHSCAKRGRVEDVVVSDACRGKQLGKLLLSTLTLLSKKLNCYKIALECLPQNVGFYQKFGYTVSEENYMCRRYLK encoded by the exons ATGAAACCCGATGAAACTCCTATGTTTGACCCAAGTCTGCTTGAAGAAGTGGACTGGAGTCAGAATACAGCCACATTTtctccagccatctctccaaagaATTCTGGAGAAGGCTTGGTTTTGAGGCCTCTTTGTACTGCAGACTTGAATAAAG GTTTTTTTAAGGTACTGGGTCAGTTGACAGAGACTGGCGTCGTCAGCCCCGAGCAGTTCATGA AATCTTTTGAGCATATGAAGAAGTCTGGGGATTACTATGTTACAGTTGTGGAAGATGTGACCCTAGGACAAATTGTTGCCCCAGCAACTCTGATAATAGAACATAAATTTATCCATTCGTGTGCTAAG AGAGGGAGAGTAGAAGACGTCGTTGTTAGTGATGCATGCAGAGGGAAGCAGCTCGGCAAACT GTTATTATCAACTCTGACTTTGCTAAGCAAGAAGCTGAACTGTTACAAGATCGCCCTTGAATGTCTACCACAAAACGTTGGCTTCTACCAAAAGTTTGGCTATACAGTGTCTGAAGAAAATTACATGTGTCGGAGGTACCTAAAGTAA